One region of Polynucleobacter sp. MWH-Aus1W21 genomic DNA includes:
- a CDS encoding tripartite tricarboxylate transporter substrate binding protein, producing the protein MKLSKLFISLMGVAFSATVLAQAFPNKPVTIVVPFPPGGSTDQMARAIAPKLQSQWGQGVLVDNKAGATGTIGATFVKRAAPDGYTLFVTSLGPLVIVPYLIPNLQYDPAKDFDFLTVGLQSPNVLVVPTNSPYKTVGDLVAAMKANPNKITFSSAGTGSSDHLTAEILWDQTNTEGVHVPYKGGAPAITDLIGGTVDAQFANVNAVIQYINAGKLRPLAMTGSKRSPVIPNTPTMKEAGVNDMVIYSWQAALAPKGLPADVKDKIAKGIVSALNDPQVKKGFIDIGFEVVANTPEQFAKFQAEEAVRWKKLIESRKITAN; encoded by the coding sequence ATGAAATTATCTAAATTATTTATTAGCTTGATGGGTGTTGCATTTTCTGCGACAGTATTAGCGCAGGCATTTCCAAATAAACCTGTGACAATTGTTGTGCCTTTCCCGCCTGGCGGTTCAACTGACCAAATGGCTCGTGCAATTGCACCAAAGCTTCAGAGTCAATGGGGTCAAGGTGTATTGGTAGATAACAAGGCAGGTGCTACTGGCACCATCGGAGCGACTTTTGTAAAGCGTGCCGCGCCAGATGGTTACACCTTATTTGTTACCTCTTTAGGGCCGTTAGTAATTGTCCCGTATTTGATTCCGAACCTGCAATATGACCCAGCCAAGGATTTTGATTTTCTAACAGTAGGACTTCAGTCGCCTAATGTCTTGGTTGTTCCAACGAATTCCCCGTATAAAACGGTTGGCGATCTCGTAGCTGCAATGAAGGCGAATCCCAACAAAATTACTTTTAGCTCTGCTGGAACAGGATCTTCAGATCATTTGACTGCAGAAATTTTATGGGATCAAACCAATACTGAAGGCGTTCATGTACCTTATAAAGGTGGTGCTCCAGCTATTACCGATTTGATTGGTGGAACAGTTGATGCTCAATTTGCAAATGTGAATGCAGTGATTCAATACATCAACGCGGGTAAGTTGCGCCCGCTAGCGATGACTGGCTCTAAGCGTTCACCAGTCATACCTAATACTCCAACTATGAAAGAAGCAGGCGTAAATGACATGGTAATTTACTCATGGCAAGCAGCCTTAGCTCCTAAGGGCCTACCAGCTGATGTGAAGGACAAGATTGCTAAAGGTATTGTGAGTGCATTGAATGATCCTCAGGTAAAAAAGGGGTTTATAGACATTGGCTTTGAAGTTGTGGCCAATACCCCCGAGCAATTTGCAAAGTTCCAGGCGGAAGAAGCTGTGCGCTGGAAAAAGCTCATTGAGTCACGAAAAATTACTGCTAACTAA
- the kdgD gene encoding 5-dehydro-4-deoxyglucarate dehydratase, producing the protein MNPQDLKTIVSDGLLSFPVTDFDQQGNFNPRGYAERLEWLAPYGASALFAAGGTGEFFSIDGYEYPEIIKTAVQTCKGKVPIIAGAGGSTRFAIECAQEAERQGAHGILLLPHYLMEAGQEGLIAHVEQVCKSVKFGVIVYNRNVTKLTPESLAILADRCPNLIGFKDGVGNIEIMSSIYMKMGDRFSYLGGLPTAEVYAAAYKALGTPVYSSAVFNFIPKTAMDFYHAVKSDDLKTQHHLLREFFMPYLKIRNRDPGYAVSIIKAGAKIVGHDAGPVRAPLTDLKPAEYEELEALIKKLGPQ; encoded by the coding sequence ATGAACCCCCAAGACCTAAAAACAATCGTTTCTGATGGCCTATTGTCATTCCCGGTAACGGATTTTGATCAACAAGGTAATTTCAATCCAAGGGGATATGCAGAACGTTTGGAATGGTTGGCGCCATACGGGGCCAGCGCATTATTTGCCGCAGGTGGAACTGGGGAGTTTTTCTCAATTGATGGGTATGAGTATCCAGAGATTATTAAAACTGCAGTGCAAACCTGTAAAGGTAAGGTGCCGATCATTGCGGGTGCCGGTGGCTCAACCCGCTTTGCAATTGAGTGCGCTCAAGAAGCGGAGCGTCAGGGTGCTCACGGAATTTTGTTGCTCCCACATTATTTGATGGAAGCAGGTCAGGAAGGTTTAATCGCTCACGTAGAGCAAGTCTGTAAGAGCGTGAAGTTTGGTGTGATTGTTTATAACCGTAATGTTACGAAGCTCACGCCAGAATCTTTGGCTATTCTTGCCGATCGCTGTCCAAATCTCATTGGCTTTAAAGATGGTGTGGGCAATATTGAAATCATGTCTTCTATTTACATGAAGATGGGTGATCGGTTTTCTTACCTGGGTGGCCTACCAACTGCAGAAGTTTACGCTGCAGCCTATAAGGCGCTTGGCACTCCTGTCTACTCATCCGCCGTCTTTAATTTCATTCCAAAAACAGCGATGGATTTTTACCATGCTGTGAAGTCTGATGATTTAAAAACACAACATCATTTATTACGTGAATTCTTTATGCCTTATCTAAAGATTCGTAATCGCGATCCTGGTTATGCTGTAAGCATCATTAAAGCAGGTGCAAAGATCGTTGGACATGATGCCGGTCCTGTGCGTGCGCCGTTAACAGATTTAAAGCCAGCAGAATATGAAGAGTTGGAAGCATTAATTAAAAAACTTGGTCCTCAATAA
- a CDS encoding LacI family DNA-binding transcriptional regulator yields the protein MSDIESSRRSRRGSGAITLHDVARLAGVSPITASRAINKPEQVSPELLKKVEDAVARTGYVPNRMAGGLASSRSKLIAAVVPSTVISVFNETIEALNNTLFDAGYQLMLGQSAYSADREELLLDSVIGRRPDGIFLTGVMQPGKGRTRLMAAGIPVVETWDLTPTPIDMLIGFSHADIGLAVAKYFIEKGRKQLAVIRAGDERADRRTVAFIAAALEVGLPKPFVVNVGSERSIRSGRHAMAEILSKAPKSDAVFCSSDLLALGALTEARAKKISVPNQIAVMGFGDVPFVADMLPALSTVRINGGKIGELAAQYLMDRAEGKTIAEPIVNVGFSIIERDTA from the coding sequence ATGAGTGATATTGAATCTAGTAGACGAAGTCGCCGCGGTAGCGGTGCAATTACGCTGCATGATGTGGCGCGTTTGGCAGGGGTTTCTCCAATCACTGCATCTAGAGCAATTAATAAGCCTGAGCAGGTTTCTCCTGAGTTGTTAAAAAAGGTGGAAGACGCTGTTGCACGTACTGGTTACGTACCTAATCGTATGGCAGGCGGCTTAGCCTCCTCTAGAAGTAAGCTTATTGCCGCAGTAGTTCCAAGTACGGTAATTTCGGTATTCAATGAAACAATTGAGGCCTTGAATAACACTTTGTTTGATGCGGGCTATCAATTAATGCTAGGTCAATCTGCATACTCTGCAGATCGCGAAGAGCTTCTATTGGATTCGGTTATTGGTCGACGTCCAGATGGCATATTTTTAACTGGTGTAATGCAGCCGGGTAAAGGGCGCACTCGCTTAATGGCGGCTGGAATACCGGTTGTAGAAACTTGGGATTTAACGCCCACTCCAATCGATATGCTAATCGGCTTCTCCCATGCAGATATTGGCTTAGCGGTCGCTAAGTACTTTATTGAAAAGGGTAGAAAGCAGTTGGCAGTCATTCGTGCAGGCGATGAACGAGCAGATCGTAGAACAGTTGCATTTATCGCGGCAGCACTAGAGGTAGGATTACCTAAGCCTTTTGTTGTTAACGTCGGCTCCGAGCGCTCAATTCGTAGTGGACGTCACGCCATGGCTGAGATATTAAGTAAGGCGCCTAAGTCAGACGCGGTATTTTGTAGTTCTGACTTATTGGCATTAGGCGCTCTGACAGAGGCTAGGGCGAAGAAAATTAGCGTGCCAAATCAAATCGCAGTGATGGGTTTTGGTGATGTTCCGTTTGTAGCGGATATGCTGCCAGCTTTATCAACCGTCCGAATTAACGGCGGAAAGATCGGTGAACTTGCAGCTCAATACCTGATGGATAGAGCTGAAGGTAAAACGATCGCAGAACCTATCGTTAATGTAGGCTTTTCCATCATCGAGCGAGATACCGCCTAG
- the garD gene encoding galactarate dehydratase, translating into MIPLTISMNERDNVAIVANDGGLPAGTTLSSGLILKEHVPQGHKVALVDLAIDVPVIRYGIPIGYAAQAIPAGSWVSEVLLKMPDARELDNLPIATVKPAPQVPLEGYTFEGYRNADGSVGTRNILAITTTVQCVSGVVDYAVQRIKTELLPKYPNVDDVVGIEHTYGCGVAIDADGADIPIRTLRNISLNPNFGGEVMVVSLGCEKLQPNRLLPPGSIPIADQRGSNEALDVVCLQDDEHVGFMSMIDSIMDSAKVHLEKLNARKRETVPASELVVGVQCGGSDAFSGVTANPAVGFCTDLLVRAGASVMFSEVTEVRDGIDQLTSRATTPEVAQAMIDEMAWYDAYLKRGSVDRSANTTPGNKKGGLSNIVEKAMGSIIKSGTSPISGVLAPGNKLKQKGLIFAATPASDFICGTLQLAAGMNLHVFTTGRGTPYGLAAVPVIKVATRTDLARRWNDLMDINAGKIADGTASIEDIGWEMFHMMLEVASGHKKTFAEQWKLHNSIALFNPAPVT; encoded by the coding sequence ATGATACCGCTGACAATCAGCATGAATGAGCGCGATAACGTGGCAATTGTTGCCAATGACGGTGGCTTGCCTGCAGGAACCACCTTGTCATCCGGCCTTATCTTGAAAGAACATGTTCCCCAAGGTCACAAGGTTGCTTTGGTAGATTTAGCAATTGATGTCCCTGTTATTCGCTACGGCATTCCGATTGGATATGCCGCTCAAGCTATCCCTGCTGGAAGTTGGGTTAGCGAGGTGCTATTAAAAATGCCCGATGCGCGCGAACTAGATAACTTACCTATCGCAACCGTTAAGCCTGCGCCTCAAGTGCCACTAGAAGGTTATACCTTTGAAGGCTATCGGAATGCAGATGGCTCAGTTGGCACTAGAAACATTCTGGCAATCACCACTACAGTTCAATGTGTCTCAGGCGTAGTTGATTACGCAGTACAGCGAATTAAAACAGAACTACTCCCAAAGTATCCTAATGTGGATGATGTAGTCGGCATTGAACACACTTACGGTTGTGGTGTTGCTATTGATGCGGATGGGGCTGATATTCCCATTCGCACATTAAGAAATATCAGCCTTAATCCCAACTTCGGCGGCGAGGTTATGGTGGTGAGTTTGGGCTGTGAAAAACTCCAGCCCAATCGCCTTCTACCTCCCGGTAGTATTCCTATTGCTGATCAGCGCGGCAGTAACGAAGCGCTTGATGTGGTTTGCCTGCAAGACGATGAGCATGTTGGCTTCATGTCGATGATTGACTCCATCATGGATTCTGCGAAAGTCCATTTAGAAAAACTGAATGCTCGCAAACGTGAAACCGTACCTGCAAGCGAGCTCGTCGTTGGAGTTCAATGTGGTGGCAGTGATGCCTTCTCTGGCGTAACGGCCAATCCAGCAGTAGGCTTTTGTACTGATCTTTTGGTGCGTGCCGGTGCTAGCGTGATGTTCTCTGAAGTAACTGAAGTCAGAGATGGCATAGATCAACTCACCTCTAGAGCAACTACACCAGAGGTTGCCCAAGCAATGATTGATGAAATGGCTTGGTATGACGCATATCTAAAACGGGGTAGCGTAGATAGAAGCGCCAATACAACTCCAGGTAATAAAAAAGGTGGTTTATCGAATATCGTAGAAAAGGCGATGGGATCCATCATCAAATCAGGAACCTCGCCTATCTCTGGCGTTCTTGCCCCAGGCAATAAGCTCAAGCAAAAAGGATTGATTTTTGCAGCTACCCCTGCAAGTGACTTCATTTGCGGAACGCTGCAGCTAGCAGCCGGCATGAATCTTCATGTCTTTACCACTGGACGCGGCACACCTTATGGATTGGCTGCCGTACCCGTAATCAAGGTAGCCACCAGGACTGATCTAGCACGTCGCTGGAATGATCTTATGGACATTAATGCAGGGAAGATTGCTGATGGCACAGCTAGCATTGAAGATATTGGCTGGGAAATGTTTCACATGATGCTAGAAGTCGCTAGCGGCCACAAAAAAACATTTGCAGAGCAATGGAAATTACATAACTCCATTGCGCTCTTCAACCCGGCACCAGTTACCTAA
- a CDS encoding mandelate racemase/muconate lactonizing enzyme family protein, with the protein MTTQDKIKSVRVSSCYLPLANPISDAKVLTGRQKPMTEIVILFVEITTENGFEGVGFSYSKRAGGPGQYAHAKEIAPTLIGEDPSDIAKIWDKLCWAGASVGRSGMSTQAIGAFDVALWDLKAKRAGLSLAKLLGSHHDSVPCYNTSGGFLHTPIDQLLVNAKASIERGIGGIKLKVGQPDHAKDIERVTAVRKHLGDGTPIMVDANQQWDRPTAQRMCRIFEQFNLIWIEEPLDAYDHEGHAALAAQFDTPIATGEMLTSAGEHWDLIRHRAADYLMPDGPRVGGITPFLKIAGLAEHAGLMLAPHFAMELHIHLAAAYPKQSWVEHFEWLEPLFNERIEIKDGRMLVPTRLGLGVSISEQARSWVRESAEIGTM; encoded by the coding sequence ATGACTACTCAAGACAAAATTAAATCCGTTCGCGTTTCCTCCTGCTACCTACCTTTAGCAAATCCTATTAGTGATGCAAAGGTATTAACAGGTCGTCAAAAACCCATGACTGAAATCGTGATTCTTTTTGTAGAAATCACGACTGAGAATGGGTTTGAAGGAGTTGGATTTAGTTACTCTAAACGTGCCGGCGGCCCTGGACAATATGCTCACGCAAAAGAAATTGCCCCTACTTTAATCGGCGAAGATCCAAGTGATATTGCCAAGATTTGGGACAAACTTTGTTGGGCAGGTGCATCTGTTGGCCGCAGTGGAATGTCCACGCAAGCTATTGGCGCCTTTGACGTAGCGCTTTGGGATTTAAAAGCAAAACGTGCAGGATTGTCCCTAGCCAAACTATTGGGCTCGCATCACGATTCAGTGCCTTGCTATAACACCTCTGGCGGCTTTTTACATACGCCAATTGATCAACTACTAGTTAACGCAAAAGCATCCATTGAGCGTGGGATTGGTGGCATCAAATTAAAAGTAGGCCAACCAGATCATGCTAAGGATATTGAACGTGTTACCGCCGTGCGAAAGCATTTAGGTGACGGCACACCAATCATGGTTGATGCAAACCAACAATGGGATCGTCCAACTGCTCAACGTATGTGTCGCATCTTCGAACAATTTAATCTGATTTGGATTGAAGAGCCATTAGATGCTTATGACCACGAGGGGCATGCAGCATTGGCAGCACAATTCGATACCCCTATTGCTACCGGCGAGATGTTAACTAGTGCCGGGGAGCATTGGGACCTCATTCGTCATCGTGCAGCAGATTACTTAATGCCAGACGGCCCTAGAGTTGGCGGCATTACACCCTTCCTCAAAATTGCAGGTTTAGCTGAACACGCTGGACTCATGTTGGCACCCCACTTTGCTATGGAGCTACATATTCATCTGGCCGCCGCATACCCAAAACAATCCTGGGTTGAGCATTTTGAGTGGCTCGAACCATTGTTTAATGAGCGCATTGAAATCAAAGATGGCCGCATGCTAGTTCCAACCAGACTTGGCCTGGGAGTATCCATCAGCGAACAGGCTCGCTCATGGGTACGAGAGAGCGCAGAGATTGGCACAATGTAA
- the araD gene encoding L-arabinonate dehydratase: MSKTKETLRSARWFAPDDLRSFGHRSRAMQMGYGPEDWKGKPVIGIINTWSDINPCHTHFKQRVEDVKRGVFQEGGFPLELPAISLAEAFVRPTTMLYRNMLAMETEELIRSHPIDGVVLMGGCDKTTPGLIMGALSAGVPMIYLPAGPMLNGNWNGQKLGSGADAWKYWDDRRAGKITDIQWLEVEGGIARSHGTCMTMGTAATMMGIAESIGLTLTGASSIPASDANHPRMAANCGRRIIKMVWDDLTPKKILSKESFLNGINTAMAMGCSTNAIIHLVAMSRRAGEDCTVSLDDFDSASRKVPVIANIRPSGDKYLMEDFYYAGGLPALMKEISPHLHLNAKTVTGKTVGENISGVQTHNRDVIRSLENPIYKEGALAVLRGNIAPGGAVIKPSACAPQFLKHTGPALVFDSYSDMKAAIDDENLDVTENHIMVLRNAGPKGGPGMPEWGMLPIPTKLVKQGVRDMLRLSDSRMSGTSYGACILHASPESYIGGPLAFVKTGDLITVDVPNRKIQLDISDEEFAMRKAAWRAPEPKYERGYGWMFSRHILQAEDGCDFDFLETSFGKPVSEPDIY; the protein is encoded by the coding sequence ATGTCTAAGACCAAAGAAACCTTACGCAGCGCAAGATGGTTTGCGCCAGATGATCTTCGCTCATTTGGACATCGCTCACGCGCTATGCAAATGGGTTATGGCCCAGAAGACTGGAAAGGCAAGCCAGTAATTGGGATTATTAATACTTGGTCAGATATCAACCCCTGTCACACCCATTTTAAGCAGCGGGTAGAAGATGTAAAGCGTGGCGTTTTTCAAGAAGGTGGATTTCCTCTTGAGCTCCCCGCAATATCTCTTGCAGAAGCATTTGTTAGGCCAACCACAATGCTCTATCGAAATATGCTCGCCATGGAAACTGAAGAGCTCATTAGATCCCATCCCATTGATGGCGTTGTATTAATGGGTGGCTGCGACAAAACAACCCCTGGACTCATCATGGGCGCATTATCTGCTGGGGTTCCAATGATTTATCTCCCCGCTGGGCCAATGTTAAACGGCAACTGGAATGGTCAAAAATTGGGCTCTGGTGCAGATGCATGGAAATACTGGGATGATCGACGTGCTGGAAAAATTACCGATATCCAATGGCTCGAAGTAGAAGGTGGCATTGCACGCAGTCATGGTACTTGCATGACTATGGGAACCGCAGCCACCATGATGGGCATTGCAGAATCAATTGGGCTTACCCTTACAGGCGCATCAAGCATTCCAGCGTCTGACGCAAATCACCCCCGAATGGCAGCTAACTGCGGCCGTAGAATTATTAAGATGGTGTGGGATGATTTAACGCCAAAAAAAATCCTATCAAAAGAAAGCTTTTTAAATGGCATCAACACTGCCATGGCAATGGGGTGTAGTACAAATGCCATTATTCACCTAGTGGCTATGTCAAGACGCGCAGGTGAAGACTGCACAGTATCCCTAGATGACTTTGATTCAGCAAGCAGAAAAGTACCGGTGATAGCCAATATTCGCCCAAGTGGTGACAAGTACCTCATGGAAGACTTTTATTATGCAGGCGGACTGCCAGCGCTAATGAAAGAGATATCCCCTCATCTTCATCTAAATGCAAAAACAGTTACCGGAAAAACTGTTGGTGAAAACATTTCAGGAGTACAAACACATAATAGGGACGTAATTCGATCCCTTGAGAACCCCATCTACAAGGAAGGAGCGCTTGCAGTGCTGCGAGGAAATATTGCTCCAGGTGGCGCAGTCATAAAGCCAAGCGCATGCGCACCTCAATTTTTGAAACACACTGGCCCTGCCCTAGTTTTTGATAGTTACTCAGACATGAAAGCAGCCATAGACGATGAAAATCTAGATGTTACTGAAAACCACATTATGGTTCTACGCAATGCTGGACCAAAAGGTGGCCCAGGAATGCCGGAATGGGGAATGCTCCCAATCCCAACAAAGCTAGTTAAGCAAGGCGTAAGAGACATGTTGCGACTCTCCGACTCACGCATGAGTGGAACAAGTTATGGCGCATGCATATTACACGCATCCCCAGAGTCCTATATTGGAGGTCCACTTGCATTTGTAAAGACAGGTGATCTTATTACTGTGGATGTGCCAAACCGAAAAATTCAGCTAGATATTAGCGACGAAGAGTTTGCAATGCGCAAAGCAGCATGGAGAGCGCCAGAACCAAAGTATGAGCGGGGGTACGGCTGGATGTTTAGCCGACATATCCTACAAGCAGAAGATGGTTGCGACTTTGACTTTCTGGAAACATCATTTGGAAAGCCAGTCTCCGAGCCTGACATTTACTAA
- a CDS encoding ribonuclease activity regulator RraA, translated as MAINSTTKNKLMSVSTATICTALFKKGFRNQFIQNVHPLNPNHPNMVGEAFTLRYIPAREDLNTIEVFKNPKHPQRAAVEDCPPGAVMVIDSRNNPKAASAGSILVARLMKRGVAGIVTDGGFRDSPAIAQLAIPAYHQRPSAPTNLTVHCALDINVPIGCGEAPVYPGDIIVGDAEGVVVIPANIVDDIANEAFEMTAFEDFVTEKVMEGQTIIGLYPPTDEANVAAFKSWRENNKR; from the coding sequence ATGGCCATTAACTCCACTACAAAAAATAAATTGATGAGTGTCAGCACTGCAACAATTTGCACTGCCTTATTCAAGAAGGGCTTTCGCAATCAATTCATTCAAAATGTGCATCCTTTAAATCCAAATCACCCTAATATGGTTGGCGAGGCATTTACGCTACGATACATTCCTGCTCGCGAAGATCTCAATACGATTGAGGTATTTAAAAATCCCAAACATCCGCAACGTGCCGCCGTTGAAGATTGTCCCCCAGGCGCTGTAATGGTAATTGATAGTCGCAATAACCCGAAAGCGGCTTCCGCAGGATCTATTTTGGTGGCTCGATTAATGAAACGTGGTGTGGCTGGCATTGTTACTGATGGTGGGTTCCGCGACTCTCCAGCAATAGCTCAGCTAGCAATTCCTGCCTATCATCAGAGACCAAGCGCTCCAACAAATCTAACAGTCCATTGCGCACTCGATATCAACGTTCCGATAGGCTGCGGGGAAGCGCCTGTCTACCCCGGGGATATCATTGTTGGCGATGCTGAAGGTGTCGTTGTCATTCCTGCAAATATTGTTGATGACATTGCCAATGAGGCCTTTGAAATGACCGCATTTGAGGATTTCGTAACTGAAAAGGTTATGGAAGGACAAACTATTATTGGCCTATATCCACCCACAGATGAAGCTAATGTAGCCGCCTTTAAGAGCTGGCGTGAAAACAACAAACGTTGA